A single Zootoca vivipara chromosome 1, rZooViv1.1, whole genome shotgun sequence DNA region contains:
- the NLRP6 gene encoding NACHT, LRR and PYD domains-containing protein 6 codes for MGHETGQRGNDSGPQWGSTQDLMQDEDFKRFKDKLSYSDLEGKRSIIPRSRLENADRVDTKNLLLKCYGGDDAIDVTIQVLSEINQKQSAAKLRKEKEKDYRIKYREYVWEEYQVIQDKNALLGQWVNLNRRYTHLLIIQKHCLLEEKQHEIMSTGRKHANMMGKQASPGSVAALFDADENRVNPRTVVLQGPAGIGKTMTARKIMLDWAVGKLYQGKFDYAFYINCREINLMTEQHSLIDLIFWNCPERNAPLEDIFSNPERLLFIIDGLDELKFPLESNGEHLCFDPSQKKPVKVVLRSLVKKSILPKSYLIITTRPIALEQLQKYLKYPRHIEILGFSEKDREEYFHKYFGNERQGVQAFGVVKANEMLFTMCFVAIVCWIICTVMKQQMDRGEDLVQTSKTTTCVYMFYLTSLLGDHSPVLERGKQKHFQNLCLLAREGVLTRKILFEDDDLQKHGLNEADIRSLFLHKQLFQQDIDCQSAYSFIHLSFQEFFAALSYVLEEIPEIVNKSDCCYEDVRKLLKDFGEGGNEYLVLTVRFLFGLLNEKMRKTIEKSLGCKICSEIKQVLLDWIEAEVASKSCQKKSEIFCCLYEIQEEEFVGRAMDCIPEIKLAASFEILTSVLTTNQHIREFNLQQSDLGEVGVIKLCQALKHPNCKLQILRLRCCNLSPKSCEKLASIVPKNQNLRMLYLDFNNIGDAGLIELCQMLMHPDCQLQVLSLLSCNLTAACCVNLASVLCKNQSLLELSLGHNEEMGEAGVQLLCEGLLHPNCKIVSLSLLRQEN; via the exons ATGGGCCATGAAACTGGCCAGAGGGGCAATGACTCTGGGCCCCAGTGGGGTAGTACCCAGGACCTGATGCAAGAC GAAGACTTCAAAAGATTTAAAGACAAGCTCTCCTATTCAGACCTTGAAGGAAAGCGTTCCATAATTCCCCGAAGTCGGCTAGAGAACGCGGACAGGGTAGATACCAAGAATCTCCTGCTCAAGTGTTATGGTGGAGATGATGCAATAGATGTAACCATACAAGTGCTCTCGGAGATTAATCAAAAACAGTCTGCTGCTAAactcagaaaagagaaagagaaag ATTACAGGATTAAATACAGAGAATATGTATGGGAAGAATATCAAGTAATTCAAGACAAAAATGCCCTCCTTGGTCAATGGGTGAACCTAAACAGAAGGTACACCCATCTCTTGATCATTCAGAAACATTGCCTGCTGGAAGAGAAGCAGCATGAAATCATGTCCACAGGAAGGAAACATGCCAACATGATGGGCAAGCAAGCCAGTCCAGGTAGTGTTGCAGCTTTATTTGATGCTGATGAAAACAGAGTGAACCCTAGAACTGTTGTGCTCCAAGGGCCTGCTGGGATTGGAAAAACAATGACCGCGAGGAAGATTATGTTGGACTGGGCAGTTGGCAAACTCTACCAAGGCAAGTTTGATTATGCATTCTACATAAACTGCAGAGAAATTAACTTGATGACTGAGCAGCATAGTCTGATAGATTTAATCTTTTGGAACTGTCCTGAGAGAAATGCTCCCCTGGAAGATATTTTTTCAAATCCAGAGAGGCTTCTGTTCATAATCGACGGTCTTGATGAACTGAAATTTCCCTTAGAATCCAATGGGGAACACCTGTGTTTTGATCCTAGTCAAAAGAAGCCGGTGAAAGTTGTACTGAGAAGTTTAGTCAAGAAAAGCATTCTTCCCAAATCATATTTAATCATCACTACAAGGCCAATTGCTCTGGAGCAACTGCAGAAGTATCTGAAGTATCCCCGCCACATAGAGATCCTGGGGTTTTCTGAGAAGGACAGGGAAGAGTATTTCCACAAGTATTTTGGGAACGAGAGGCAAGGGGTACAAGCTTTTGGGGTTGTGAAAGCAAATGAGATGCTCTTCACCATGTGCTTTGTCGCCATTGTGTGTTGGATCATCTGCACTGTGATGAAGCAACAGATGGATAGAGGAGAAGATCTTGTGCAGACTTCAAAAACAACTACCTGTGTATACATGTTTTATTTAACTAGCTTACTCGGAGATCACAGTCCAGTGTTGGAAAGAGGTAAACAGAAACATTTCCAAAACCTTTGTCTCTTAGCCAGAGAAGGAGTCTTGACAAGGAAAATACTCTTTGAGGATGATGACCTCCAAAAACATGGCTTAAATGAGGCTGACATCCGGTCACTCTTCCTTCACAAGCAACTTTTCCAGCAAGATATTGATTGCCAATCTGCCTACAGCTTCATCCACTTAAGTTTCCAAGAGTTTTTTGCAGCCTTGTCCTACGTGCTAGAGGAAATACCAGAAATTGTCAATAAATCAGATTGTTGTTATGAAGACGTGAGAAAGTTGCTAAAAGATTTTGGAGAGGGTGGAAATGAGTACTTAGTGTTGACAGTCCGCTTTCTGTTTggtcttttaaatgaaaaaatgaGGAAAACCATAGAGAAAAGTTTAGGCTGTAAAATTTGTTCAGAAATAAAACAAGTGCTTTTGGACTGGATCGAAGCTGAGGTGGCATCAAAGAGCTGTCAAAAGAAATCTGAGATATTCTGTTGCTTATATGAGattcaagaagaagagtttgtggGAAGAGCAATGGATTGTATCCCCGAGATTAAGCT agccgcTTCCTTTGAGATTCTTACCTCTGTCCTCACCACGAATCAACACATCAGAGAATTCAACTTACAGCAAAGTGACCTAGGAGAAGTGGGAGTGATCAAACTCTGTCAAGCACTCAAGCATCCCAACTGCAAACTGCAGATACTGAG ATTACGTTGCTGTAACCTCAGCCCCAAGTCATGTGAGAAACTAGCCTCTATCGTTCCTAAAAACCAGAACCTGAGAATGCTTTATTTGGACTTTAACAATATAGGGGATGCTGGACTAATAGAGCTCTGCCAAATGTTGATGCATCCAGACTGCCAACTGCAGGTACTCAG CTTGCTCAGTTGCAATCTCACTGCTGCTTGCTGTGTGAATCTTGCTTCTGTCCTCTGTAAAAACCAGTCCCTGCTAGAGCTGTCTCTAGGCCATAATGAAGAAATGGGAGAGGCTGGCGTGCAGCTCTTATGCGAAGGCCTTCTACACCCAAATTGCAAAATAGTTTCACTAAG CCTCTTGCGGCAAGAAAACTGA